A section of the Elizabethkingia anophelis R26 genome encodes:
- a CDS encoding glycoside hydrolase family 3 protein → MKFYHFKKALLVAVCLLFSWSKAQTPLYKDPKQPVEVRVQDLLKRMTPEEKFWQCFMIPGDLDNVPKNQYYHGIFGLQVSAGSQDGAVAGQMLKYNAKEDAEKLARKINAIQKYFVEESRLGIPIIPFDEALHGLMREGATAFSQSIGLSATFNPALMKEISSAIARESKLRGIRQILTPVVNLANDVRWGRTEETYGEDPFLTSVMGVNFVSSFENQGIITTPKHFLANVGEGGRDSYPIHWSKRYLEETHLIPFYNAFTKGKSRSVMTSYNLLDGRPSTSNHWLLTDKLKKEWDFKGFVISDASAVGGANVLHFTAKDYSDASAQSINAGLDVIFQTEYNHYKLFISPFLDGRISKERIDDAVSRVLRAKFELGLFEKPYTSEKEITELKKINNKPLAEKGGYRIICFASE, encoded by the coding sequence ATGAAGTTTTATCATTTTAAGAAGGCTTTATTAGTTGCTGTCTGTTTATTATTTTCCTGGTCAAAAGCCCAGACTCCTCTCTATAAAGATCCAAAACAACCTGTTGAGGTAAGGGTTCAGGATTTGTTGAAAAGAATGACTCCTGAAGAAAAATTCTGGCAATGTTTTATGATTCCGGGAGATTTGGATAATGTTCCTAAGAACCAGTACTATCATGGTATTTTCGGTTTACAGGTAAGTGCCGGAAGTCAGGACGGTGCAGTAGCGGGACAGATGCTAAAATATAATGCAAAAGAAGATGCTGAAAAACTAGCCAGGAAGATTAATGCCATTCAAAAGTATTTTGTTGAAGAATCAAGATTGGGTATTCCAATAATTCCCTTTGATGAGGCGCTGCATGGTTTGATGAGGGAAGGGGCAACTGCTTTTTCTCAATCAATAGGATTATCTGCTACTTTTAACCCGGCTCTGATGAAAGAAATTTCATCCGCAATCGCCCGGGAATCCAAACTTAGAGGAATCCGTCAGATTTTAACTCCGGTGGTCAATTTAGCCAATGATGTCAGATGGGGGAGAACAGAAGAAACTTATGGTGAGGATCCATTCTTAACCTCTGTGATGGGGGTGAACTTTGTAAGTTCATTTGAAAATCAAGGAATTATTACCACTCCCAAACACTTTCTGGCAAATGTAGGTGAAGGTGGCAGAGATTCCTATCCGATCCACTGGAGTAAACGATATTTGGAAGAAACACATTTAATTCCTTTTTATAATGCTTTTACTAAAGGGAAGAGCAGATCTGTAATGACTTCCTATAATTTATTAGACGGCAGGCCTTCTACTTCTAATCATTGGTTACTAACAGATAAGTTAAAAAAAGAATGGGATTTTAAAGGTTTTGTAATTAGTGATGCGAGTGCCGTCGGAGGGGCAAATGTTTTACACTTTACCGCAAAAGACTATAGCGATGCCTCTGCACAGTCTATTAATGCAGGATTGGATGTGATTTTTCAAACGGAATACAATCATTATAAATTATTCATTTCCCCATTTTTAGATGGAAGAATCTCGAAAGAGAGAATTGATGATGCTGTATCAAGAGTATTAAGAGCCAAATTTGAATTGGGACTTTTTGAAAAACCTTATACTTCTGAGAAAGAGATTACAGAATTGAAGAAAATAAATAATAAACCCTTAGCGGAAAAAGGCGGCTATAGAATCATTTGTTTTGCTTCAGAATAA
- a CDS encoding alpha-L-fucosidase: MLIKQKTKTLFLSAIFISTNFFSQAHNVSAGYEKPKDPLVVNNLEEWQDLKFGLFMHWGTYSQWGIVESWSLCPEDESWTQRKPEHGKSYYEYVKNYENLQTTFNPVQFNPQKWADAAKKAGMKYVVFTTKHHDGFAMFDTKESDYKITSSKTPFSKNPKADVTKEIFNSFRKDGFKIGAYFSKPDWHTDNYWWSYFPPKDRNVNYDPKKYPEKWASFKKYTFNQLNEITSNYGKIDILWLDGGWVRPFKTIDPTVEWQKTIKVEQDIDMDRIGEMARRNQPGIIIVDRTVPGKWENYVTPEQAIPEHNLSIPWESCITMGNSFSYVPNDNYKSSQKIVETLIKIISRGGNYLMNIAPGPNGDYDAVVYERLKEISGWIDINKTAVYATRSIAPYHENDFYYTRSKDGKTVNVFHINEASNYQAPNDLTFTLPENFQPKKLQILGIESKVSWKKQGNKIKVQLPKECNKLKYSTVIQITQ; this comes from the coding sequence ATGTTAATTAAACAAAAAACTAAAACCTTATTCTTATCAGCAATTTTTATTTCGACTAATTTTTTTTCACAGGCTCATAATGTTTCAGCGGGGTACGAAAAACCAAAAGATCCCTTAGTTGTCAATAATCTTGAAGAATGGCAAGATTTGAAATTTGGACTTTTTATGCATTGGGGTACATACAGCCAGTGGGGGATTGTAGAAAGCTGGAGCTTATGTCCGGAAGATGAATCCTGGACGCAAAGAAAGCCCGAGCATGGCAAATCTTACTATGAGTATGTGAAAAATTATGAAAATCTTCAGACAACATTTAATCCTGTACAGTTTAATCCACAGAAATGGGCAGATGCAGCAAAAAAAGCAGGTATGAAATATGTTGTCTTTACAACAAAACATCATGATGGTTTTGCAATGTTTGATACCAAAGAATCTGATTATAAAATTACCTCTTCTAAAACACCTTTTTCAAAGAATCCAAAGGCTGATGTAACGAAAGAGATTTTTAATTCATTCAGAAAAGACGGATTTAAAATAGGGGCATATTTTTCAAAACCAGATTGGCATACCGATAATTATTGGTGGTCATATTTTCCGCCAAAAGACAGAAACGTAAATTATGATCCGAAGAAATATCCGGAAAAGTGGGCAAGCTTTAAAAAATATACATTCAATCAGCTTAATGAGATAACATCAAATTATGGCAAAATAGATATCCTCTGGCTGGATGGAGGATGGGTGAGACCTTTCAAAACAATTGATCCTACTGTAGAGTGGCAAAAAACAATTAAAGTAGAGCAGGACATTGATATGGACAGAATTGGAGAGATGGCACGCAGGAACCAACCAGGTATTATTATCGTAGATAGGACAGTTCCCGGTAAGTGGGAAAATTATGTAACCCCCGAACAGGCTATTCCTGAACACAATCTTTCAATTCCATGGGAAAGCTGTATTACAATGGGAAATTCTTTTTCATATGTGCCAAACGATAATTATAAATCTTCTCAAAAAATTGTGGAAACCTTAATTAAAATTATTTCCAGAGGCGGGAACTACCTAATGAATATTGCACCGGGACCGAATGGAGATTATGATGCTGTCGTTTATGAACGTTTGAAAGAAATTTCCGGCTGGATTGATATCAATAAAACTGCCGTTTATGCCACAAGAAGTATAGCGCCATATCATGAGAATGATTTTTATTATACCCGGAGTAAAGATGGAAAAACAGTTAATGTATTTCATATAAATGAGGCCTCAAATTATCAGGCACCTAACGATCTTACCTTTACACTACCAGAGAACTTTCAGCCGAAGAAACTACAGATTCTTGGTATAGAATCTAAGGTCTCATGGAAGAAACAGGGAAATAAAATTAAAGTTCAACTTCCTAAAGAATGCAATAAGCTAAAGTATTCAACAGTAATCCAAATAACACAGTAA
- a CDS encoding DUF1634 domain-containing protein: MKKYFSEHYWADQDIQLLVGKILRMGVTIASITVLAGGIMYLINHGGEALPDYRHFVGESGSNTTLRGIVSGAFHLQAAQLIQLGVVFLVATPVFRVFFSLIGFTMEKDKLYIVITLIVLGVIFFSIFSGVKG; encoded by the coding sequence ATGAAAAAGTATTTTTCTGAACATTACTGGGCAGACCAGGATATACAATTACTGGTTGGCAAGATCCTGAGAATGGGAGTTACAATAGCTTCTATTACGGTTTTAGCGGGAGGTATTATGTATCTTATCAATCACGGTGGTGAGGCATTACCAGATTACAGACATTTTGTTGGAGAGAGCGGTTCCAACACTACTTTAAGAGGGATTGTATCCGGAGCATTTCATTTGCAGGCAGCTCAGCTTATTCAACTTGGTGTTGTTTTTCTGGTGGCTACACCTGTATTTCGTGTCTTTTTCTCATTAATAGGATTTACCATGGAAAAAGACAAGCTTTATATTGTCATTACGCTTATTGTGCTGGGTGTTATATTCTTCAGTATTTTCAGTGGTGTAAAGGGATAA
- a CDS encoding sulfite exporter TauE/SafE family protein, translating into MTILVFTLILLVGAYMAGFLGSLTGLGGGVIIIPLLTLVFHVDIRYAIGAALLASIATSSGAASAYVKEGITNIRLGMFLEIATTIGAVIGAFIAIYMPTNAIAVIFGVVLIFSAAMTVRKKHEAKLTKGSKLSEKLKLNSTYPVNGEKVSYQLTNVAGGFSLMTLAGVLSGLLGIGSGSLKVLAMDSTMKIPFKVSTTTSNFMIGVTAAASAVVYLQRGYMDPGIAFPVVLGVLAGALTGAKILPKINPKILRIIFAVAITAVAIEMIINGINHKF; encoded by the coding sequence ATGACCATTCTTGTTTTTACTCTTATACTTCTTGTCGGGGCATATATGGCAGGCTTTCTGGGCTCTTTAACGGGGCTTGGCGGCGGTGTAATTATTATTCCACTGCTTACATTAGTTTTTCATGTCGATATCCGTTATGCCATTGGTGCAGCGTTGCTGGCTTCCATAGCAACCTCGTCGGGAGCAGCATCGGCTTATGTAAAAGAAGGCATTACCAATATCCGTTTAGGAATGTTTCTGGAGATTGCCACAACAATAGGAGCTGTAATAGGAGCTTTTATAGCGATCTATATGCCGACTAATGCTATTGCGGTAATCTTTGGTGTAGTTCTTATTTTTTCTGCAGCGATGACAGTTAGGAAGAAACATGAAGCCAAACTTACGAAGGGCAGTAAGCTTTCAGAAAAGCTAAAACTTAACAGTACGTATCCGGTTAACGGAGAAAAAGTAAGTTATCAGTTAACCAATGTAGCCGGAGGCTTTTCGCTAATGACGCTTGCAGGAGTGCTGTCTGGTCTTTTAGGTATTGGCTCGGGATCTTTAAAAGTTCTGGCAATGGATAGTACGATGAAAATTCCGTTTAAGGTGAGTACTACTACCAGTAATTTTATGATTGGTGTTACTGCTGCTGCTTCGGCAGTTGTCTATCTTCAGCGGGGATATATGGATCCGGGAATTGCTTTCCCTGTTGTGTTAGGTGTATTGGCGGGAGCCTTGACAGGAGCGAAGATATTGCCGAAAATAAATCCGAAAATCCTTAGAATTATTTTTGCTGTTGCCATAACAGCAGTTGCTATAGAGATGATTATAAACGGTATAAACCATAAATTCTGA
- a CDS encoding FadR/GntR family transcriptional regulator, with protein MEKKERLSDLTTSRIQEDILKGKYVVGEKLPTEKELMEIYQVGRSTIREAVKQLSISKILIVKQGSGTYVNKSQVLSPSDILKKAKFDEINDARRLVEGELIKRACQTATKKQLEAVDQSLREKKKAILADDKDSCIQADIEFHLNVAKAANHEVLLLLYQGFTEMITDFFHEREPKGISFFAMSYHLHEQLYMAIRDKKEKQAAKILDNILNNNFSL; from the coding sequence ATGGAGAAAAAGGAACGTTTATCAGATCTCACTACAAGTCGTATACAGGAGGATATTCTGAAAGGGAAATATGTTGTGGGGGAGAAGCTCCCGACAGAAAAAGAACTGATGGAAATCTACCAGGTGGGACGTTCTACGATCAGAGAGGCTGTAAAGCAGCTATCGATATCTAAAATCTTAATCGTAAAGCAAGGCTCAGGAACTTACGTGAATAAGAGTCAGGTGCTAAGTCCTTCGGATATTCTGAAGAAAGCAAAGTTTGACGAGATAAATGATGCGAGGCGCCTGGTAGAAGGAGAACTTATCAAGCGTGCTTGCCAAACAGCAACCAAAAAACAATTGGAGGCTGTTGACCAAAGCCTGCGGGAAAAAAAGAAAGCAATACTGGCGGACGATAAGGACAGCTGTATTCAGGCAGATATTGAATTTCACCTGAATGTTGCCAAGGCTGCAAATCATGAGGTATTGTTGTTGCTCTATCAGGGGTTTACCGAAATGATAACCGATTTTTTCCACGAAAGAGAGCCAAAAGGCATCAGCTTTTTTGCTATGAGTTATCACCTGCACGAGCAGTTGTATATGGCTATCAGAGATAAAAAAGAAAAACAGGCAGCTAAAATTCTTGATAATATATTAAATAACAATTTTTCATTATGA
- a CDS encoding OsmC family protein yields MRRHATAVWNGTIKEGKGNITTQSTVLNQTQYSFSSRFEDGVGTNPEELLAAAHAGCFTMKLSLDLTQAGFTPETLETKSVISLENGKITKSELTLTAKVPGISEEQFQQIAKGAEETCPVSGAFSFEITLNATLQN; encoded by the coding sequence ATGAGACGTCACGCAACAGCCGTATGGAACGGCACCATCAAAGAAGGAAAAGGTAATATTACAACACAGAGTACAGTTCTTAACCAGACTCAATACTCTTTCAGCAGCCGTTTTGAAGACGGAGTAGGAACAAATCCTGAAGAATTGCTGGCAGCTGCTCATGCAGGTTGCTTTACTATGAAGCTGAGCCTTGACCTTACGCAGGCAGGATTTACTCCGGAAACATTGGAAACCAAATCTGTGATTAGCCTTGAAAATGGAAAGATTACAAAATCCGAACTGACACTAACTGCCAAAGTACCAGGGATATCTGAAGAACAGTTTCAGCAAATTGCCAAAGGAGCAGAAGAAACATGCCCGGTAAGTGGAGCTTTCAGTTTCGAGATTACACTAAATGCTACATTGCAGAATTAA